The following proteins come from a genomic window of Montipora capricornis isolate CH-2021 chromosome 9, ASM3666992v2, whole genome shotgun sequence:
- the LOC138017358 gene encoding uncharacterized protein, producing the protein MVMCDNFHAKTVNLIATRVLKVESSVIKHDDLPSELRKIWDYESFGIRDDNATLYDKRLSVQPDVLRQFNDVIREQLKQGIIEPVDQGTTNGVGKVHYIPHHEVIRVDKETTKLRVVYDSSAKAQSTTPSLNDCLYAGPPLSFLIYDILLKFRVHKVAISGDMEKAFLNISVDPRDHDYLRFLWVDDIGSKHLNLQVYRFARVAIGISSSPFLLNATIRHHLTYTDIPGEFVECVLKSLSVDDFVGGEDSDDLVFEMFKNLKSSFKIGGFNMGKWVSNSTLVQKQIERESPLDVEVSTKPVEECKIEEEDQTLSSSQFRAKGNPCSVRCKVLGIGWDTESDMFSLNLASPVETNNGSPITKRSILTATSKLYDPLGILRPVIILWKIIFQSVC; encoded by the exons ATGGTCATGTGTGATAATTTCCATGCCAAAACTGTGAATCTCATTGCAACTCGTGTTTTGAAGGTGGAATCGAGTGTAATTAAACATGATGATCTTCCATCAGAACTGAGAAAAATCTGGGACTATGAATCCTTTGGAATTCGTGATGACAATGCCACTCTGTATGACAA GCGTCTGAGTGTTCAGCCTGATGTGTTAAGGCAGTTTAATGATGTTATCCGAGAACAGTTGAAACAAGGGATCATTGAACCTGTAGATCAAGGAACTACTAATGGTGTTGGCAAGGTTCATTACATTCCTCATCATGAGGTTATTCGTGTTGATAAGGAAACCACAAAGCTGCGCGTGGTTTATGATTCCAGCGCTAAAGCACAGAGTACCACACCCAGTCTTAATGATTGTCTTTATGCTGGCCCACCACTGTCTTTCCTCATTTACGACATTCTTTTGAAGTTCCGCGTTCATAAAGTGGCCATCTCAGGAGACATGGAGAAAGCCTTTCTGAACATCTCAGTTGACCCAAGGGATCATGACTATCTTCGCTTTCTGTGGGTGGATGATATCGGTAGCAAACACCTAAATCTCCAAGTTTACAGATTTGCAAGAGTTGCCAttggcatttcctcaagtcCCTTCTTGTTGAATGCAACTATTCGTCATCACCTAACCTACACTGATATACCCGGAGAATTTGTTGAGTGTGTGTTGAAGAGCCTGTCTGTGGATGATTTTGTAGGTGGAGAAGATTCTGATGATCTGGTCTTCGAGATGTTCAAGAATCTGAAATCATCTTTCAAGATTGGAGGCTTTAATATGGGAAAGTGGGTGTCTAATTCTACACTAGTTCAGAAACAAATTGAACGAGAGTCTCCTctggatgttgaagtttcaacCAAGCCTGTTGAAGAATGTaagattgaagaagaagatcAGACCCTCTCAAGTTCTCAGTTCAGGGCAAAAGGTAACCCCTGCAGTGTAAGGTGTAAAGTACTTGGAATTGGATGGGACACTGAAAGTGACATGTTCTCTCTGAACTTGGCTTCTCCAGTGGAAACCAACAATGGTAGCCCTATTACAAAGAGAAGTATTCTCACAGCGACGAGCAAGCTGTATGACCCCCTTGGTATACTGAGACCAGTTATCATCCTCTGGAAGATAATCTTCCAATCTGTTTGTTAG